Proteins found in one Nymphalis io chromosome 4, ilAglIoxx1.1, whole genome shotgun sequence genomic segment:
- the LOC126781699 gene encoding proton-coupled amino acid transporter-like protein pathetic → MSNEIKKQEEYNPFEHRTVEKPSSDFRATTNIIKASLGSGLLAGPLAFSNSGWGLGLVGTLLIGIICGHCVHILVKTSRGCCKIERKPLLGYAETCKSAFQNGPKCVRPYATAASIFAEFALVCTYVGVCCIYTVLISDSIKQLIDRYVPSVNLSVEYYCLIILVPLCLLSQVKYLKWLAIFSLLANLFLILTYFICLYYIFGSEINLSDKRVVGDPSRIPAFISTVIFAMEGIGVVMPVENAMKKPQHFLGCPSVLVVAMSAIVFFYSTLGVFGYLRYGAVLRGSITLNLPIDDVPAICAKVFIALSIFFTYPLQFFVVFDIVKKYTDGYVKDQYRSVTEFTARTVGVCFCVGIGVALPLLEQIINIVGACFYSILGLIIPGVVETVFRWENLGKYKWVLWKNILIVLFGLGSLVSGCTVTIMDIIKILHQKNG, encoded by the exons atgagcaatgaaattaaaaaacaagaaGAATACAATCCATTTGAACACAGGACAGTTGAAAAACCGAGTTC agaCTTCAGAGcaacaacaaatataataaaagcttcTTTGGGATCAGGACTTCTAGCTGGCCCGCTAGCGTTTTCTAATTCTGGATGGGGATTGGGACTTGTTGGAACTCTTTTAATCGGGATAATATGTGGACATTGCGTCCACATACTG GTTAAAACATCCCGCGGTTGCTGTAAGATAGAACGCAAACCACTTCTTGGGTATGCGGAAACATGCAAGTCAGCGTTTCAGAATGGCCCAAAATGTGTCCGACCCTATGCTACAGCTGCCAG TATCTTCGCGGAATTCGCGCTGGTCTGCACTTACGTAGGCGTTTGCTGTATCTATACTGTTCTTATATCTGACTCCATAAAACAG CTTATTGACAGATATGTCCCAAGTGTCAACCTCTCCGTGGAATattattgcttaataatattagttccGTTGTGCTTGCTCAGTCAagtgaaatatttgaaatggtTAGCAATTTTCTCGTTACTGGCCAACTTGTTTCTAATTCTTACGTATTTCATTtgcctttattatatatttggaaGTGAGATAAACTTATCTGACAAGAGAGTGGTCGGCGACCCTTCGAGAATTCCTGCATTTATATC AACAGTCATCTTCGCAATGGAGGGCATTGGAGTAGTAATGCCGGTCGAAAACGCTATGAAGAAGCCCCAGCACTTCCTCGGTTGTCCGAGCGTGCTCGTGGTGGCAATGTCAGCGATCGTCTTCTTTTACAGCACTCTCGGTGTGTTCGGATACTTACGATATGGAGCCGTGCTACGAGGGTCGATCACCTTGAACCTTCCTATAGATGATGT GCCAGCGATATGCGCTAAAGTTTTTATAGCGTTATCAATTTTCTTTACTTACCCTCTGCAGTTTTTCGTTGTTTTTGATATAGTTAAGAAATACACAGATGGTTATGTTAAAGACCAGTATCGCTCTGTAACTGAGTTCACGGCGAGAACTGTGGGAGTTTGTTTCTGCG tcgGTATTGGCGTGGCTTTGCCTCTATTAGAACAAATTATAAACATCGTCGGCGCCTGCTTCTATTCCATCCTTGGCCTGATAATCCCCGGGGTCGTAGAGACGGTATTCAGGTGGGAAAACCTGGGAAAGTATAAATGGGTACTTTGGAAAAACATACTTATCGTGCTCTTCGGCTTGGGCAGTCTCGTGTCTGGTTGCACGGTTACTATAAtggatatcataaaaatattacatcaaaaGAATGGTTGA
- the LOC126781700 gene encoding proton-coupled amino acid transporter-like protein pathetic isoform X2 encodes MEAKESEAQEYNPFEHRQVKKPNSFIRSLANLLKASLGSGILAIPLAFKNSGWGVGIVGTVIIAFICGHCVYIFVSVSRNCCKAVRKPLLTYAETCKVAFAIGPKKLRSLSSAAGAFAEFSLVFTYIGVCCIFTVLIADSIKQIRYLKWLAPLSLTANILLVATFGICIYYIFKDEVTISDKQVVGYASRFPAFLSTVIFAMEGIGVVMPVENNMKKPEQFLGCRGVLVIAMTFIMLLYAILGLFGYFRYGNELKGSITLNLPLNDWPAICGKIFIAVSIFFTYPLHFYVVVDVLTKYAEPIIKEKYRNLAQIIGRIAIVCLCGGIGIALPMLEQIINIVGALFYSILGLIIPGIIETVNRWENLGKYNWILWKNILIVLFGFCSLISGLTVTVFDIIENLNKKIE; translated from the exons atggagGCAAAGGAATCTGAAGCACAAGAATACAATCCCTTTGAACATCGGCAAGTTAAGAAACCGAACTC ctTCATCAGGTCGTTAGCTAATTTACTAAAAGCCTCCCTGGGATCTGGCATCCTCGCTATACCTCTGGCATTTAAAAACTCAGGATGGGGTGTAGGAATTGTTGGGACCGTTATAATAGCATTTATTTGTGGACactgtgtttatattttt gTGTCGGTATCTAGAAATTGTTGTAAAGCTGTTCGAAAACCCTTACTGACCTACGCAGAAACATGCAAAGTAGCCTTTGCTATCGGACCCAAGAAGCTTAGGTCTTTATCTTCCGCTGCTGG AGCATTCGCGGAATTTTCTTTAGTTTTCACTTATATTGGAGTGTGCTGCATATTTACAGTGTTGATAGCCGACTCAATAAAACag ATACGGTATTTGAAGTGGTTGGCTCCTCTCTCTTTGACGGCCAACATTTTACTTGTAGCGACGTTTGGGATTTgcatttattacatattcaaaGATGAAGTTACGATATCAGACAAACAAGTGGTTGGATACGCGTCTAGATTCCCGGCATTTCTTTC AACTGTAATATTTGCTATGGAAGGAATTGGCGTGGTAATGCCAGtggaaaataatatgaaaaaaccAGAACAATTCCTCGGGTGTCGAGGTGTCCTGGTGATAGCCATGACTTTCATAATGCTACTGTACGCTATTCTGGGGTTGTTTGGATACTTCAGATACGGAAATGAATTGAAGGGATCTATCACCTTGAACCTGCCATTGAATGACTG gcCTGCTATCTGTGGAAAGATTTTCATAGCCGTATCGATTTTCTTCACATATCCTTTACACTTCTACGTTGTAGTAGATGTACTCACTAAATATGCAGAACCAATTATTAAAGAGAAATATAGAAATTTAGCCCAAATTATTGGGAGAATAGCAATTGTATGTTTGTGCg GTGGTATTGGCATAGCATTACCAATGTTGGAACAAATCATCAACATAGTCGGCGCTCTCTTTTACTCAATACTCGGTCTTATTATTCCTGGAATTATTGAGACTGTCAATCGATGGGAAAATCTTGGCAAATATAATTGGATCCTGTGGAAGAATATTCTCATTGTATTATTTGGTTTTTGCAGTCTGATATCTGGTCTTACAGTTACAGTTTTTGATATAATTGAaaatctcaataaaaaaattgaataa
- the LOC126781700 gene encoding proton-coupled amino acid transporter-like protein pathetic isoform X1: MEAKESEAQEYNPFEHRQVKKPNSFIRSLANLLKASLGSGILAIPLAFKNSGWGVGIVGTVIIAFICGHCVYIFVSVSRNCCKAVRKPLLTYAETCKVAFAIGPKKLRSLSSAAGAFAEFSLVFTYIGVCCIFTVLIADSIKQLLDQYVPGYILSVQYYCLILIVPLCLMVQIRYLKWLAPLSLTANILLVATFGICIYYIFKDEVTISDKQVVGYASRFPAFLSTVIFAMEGIGVVMPVENNMKKPEQFLGCRGVLVIAMTFIMLLYAILGLFGYFRYGNELKGSITLNLPLNDWPAICGKIFIAVSIFFTYPLHFYVVVDVLTKYAEPIIKEKYRNLAQIIGRIAIVCLCGGIGIALPMLEQIINIVGALFYSILGLIIPGIIETVNRWENLGKYNWILWKNILIVLFGFCSLISGLTVTVFDIIENLNKKIE, translated from the exons atggagGCAAAGGAATCTGAAGCACAAGAATACAATCCCTTTGAACATCGGCAAGTTAAGAAACCGAACTC ctTCATCAGGTCGTTAGCTAATTTACTAAAAGCCTCCCTGGGATCTGGCATCCTCGCTATACCTCTGGCATTTAAAAACTCAGGATGGGGTGTAGGAATTGTTGGGACCGTTATAATAGCATTTATTTGTGGACactgtgtttatattttt gTGTCGGTATCTAGAAATTGTTGTAAAGCTGTTCGAAAACCCTTACTGACCTACGCAGAAACATGCAAAGTAGCCTTTGCTATCGGACCCAAGAAGCTTAGGTCTTTATCTTCCGCTGCTGG AGCATTCGCGGAATTTTCTTTAGTTTTCACTTATATTGGAGTGTGCTGCATATTTACAGTGTTGATAGCCGACTCAATAAAACag CTCCTCGACCAGTACGTGCCGGGGTACATACTGTCGGTGCAGTACTACTGCCTGATATTAATCGTCCCTCTCTGTCTAATGGTACAGATACGGTATTTGAAGTGGTTGGCTCCTCTCTCTTTGACGGCCAACATTTTACTTGTAGCGACGTTTGGGATTTgcatttattacatattcaaaGATGAAGTTACGATATCAGACAAACAAGTGGTTGGATACGCGTCTAGATTCCCGGCATTTCTTTC AACTGTAATATTTGCTATGGAAGGAATTGGCGTGGTAATGCCAGtggaaaataatatgaaaaaaccAGAACAATTCCTCGGGTGTCGAGGTGTCCTGGTGATAGCCATGACTTTCATAATGCTACTGTACGCTATTCTGGGGTTGTTTGGATACTTCAGATACGGAAATGAATTGAAGGGATCTATCACCTTGAACCTGCCATTGAATGACTG gcCTGCTATCTGTGGAAAGATTTTCATAGCCGTATCGATTTTCTTCACATATCCTTTACACTTCTACGTTGTAGTAGATGTACTCACTAAATATGCAGAACCAATTATTAAAGAGAAATATAGAAATTTAGCCCAAATTATTGGGAGAATAGCAATTGTATGTTTGTGCg GTGGTATTGGCATAGCATTACCAATGTTGGAACAAATCATCAACATAGTCGGCGCTCTCTTTTACTCAATACTCGGTCTTATTATTCCTGGAATTATTGAGACTGTCAATCGATGGGAAAATCTTGGCAAATATAATTGGATCCTGTGGAAGAATATTCTCATTGTATTATTTGGTTTTTGCAGTCTGATATCTGGTCTTACAGTTACAGTTTTTGATATAATTGAaaatctcaataaaaaaattgaataa